A part of Desulfobacter sp. genomic DNA contains:
- a CDS encoding alpha/beta fold hydrolase, with the protein MNDNDYHPPLLFGNGHIQTIYPVLFRKINDVGYTRERIATPDNDFLDLDWSNINGNRLAVISHGLEGNTTRNYVKGMVKAVNLAGWDALAWNYRGCSGEPNRLLRSYHNGATSDLSLVINHAAATGRYREIALIGFSLGGNLTLVHLGRDTVNPIVSKAVVFSVPCDLEASAAVLAKPANALYMKRFLRMLHQKIRDKMATMPQAIDDSGYEKIKNFKTFDDRYTAPIHGFKNAEDYWRKCASKQFIPHIKVPTLIVNAQNDPFLPRECFPVAEAEYNPHVSLKITGSGGHVGFIDFNRDGLYWSEQKAIDVLNGYL; encoded by the coding sequence TTGAACGACAATGACTATCACCCGCCCCTGTTATTCGGCAACGGGCACATCCAGACCATCTACCCCGTACTTTTCAGAAAAATAAACGACGTCGGCTACACCCGGGAACGCATCGCCACCCCGGACAATGATTTCCTGGACCTGGACTGGTCCAACATCAACGGCAACCGCCTGGCCGTCATCTCCCACGGCCTGGAAGGCAACACCACCCGCAATTACGTCAAAGGCATGGTGAAGGCCGTGAACCTTGCCGGCTGGGACGCCCTGGCTTGGAATTACCGAGGGTGTTCTGGAGAGCCCAACAGATTGTTGCGCTCCTACCACAACGGGGCCACATCGGATCTATCCCTGGTCATCAACCATGCCGCTGCCACGGGCCGGTACAGGGAAATCGCCCTTATCGGTTTCAGCCTTGGGGGCAACCTCACCCTGGTCCACCTGGGCAGGGATACGGTAAACCCCATTGTCTCCAAAGCCGTGGTTTTCTCTGTTCCCTGCGACCTTGAAGCCAGCGCCGCCGTCCTGGCCAAACCGGCCAACGCGCTTTACATGAAACGTTTCCTGCGCATGCTCCACCAGAAAATCAGGGACAAGATGGCAACCATGCCCCAGGCCATCGACGATTCGGGATACGAAAAAATAAAAAATTTCAAAACATTTGACGACCGGTACACCGCCCCCATCCACGGATTCAAGAATGCAGAGGACTATTGGAGGAAATGCGCGTCCAAACAGTTCATCCCCCATATCAAGGTGCCCACACTCATTGTCAACGCCCAAAACGACCCCTTTCTGCCCAGAGAATGCTTTCCCGTGGCCGAAGCCGAATACAACCCCCATGTCAGCTTGAAGATCACGGGTTCCGGCGGCCATGTCGGCTTTATTGATTTTAACCGCGACGGGCTTTACTGGTCGGAACAGAAGGCCATTGACGTTTTAAACGGCTATCTATAG
- a CDS encoding MBL fold metallo-hydrolase, whose translation MKLDGGSMFGNAPKALWASWMPADGRNMIDIASKSLLVRTPSHNILFETGAGAYLDPKMRQRFQISDSRHLLLDALAEKGLDHRDISHIVLSHLHFDHAGGLLAPWEAGREGLELLFPNARLIVGETHFHRAMTPHSRDRASFIPGLAGMLKETGRLDLYRDGERMDLDGVEIEFTESHGHTPGMLVSWIRIGHRNFVFTGDLIPAHPWVNLPITMGFDRFPEGLVDEKKKCLDRAMEARALLIFPHDPVCDAAGLDYDANKDRILPAELLSGISIEL comes from the coding sequence ATGAAACTGGACGGGGGGAGCATGTTCGGCAACGCCCCCAAGGCGCTGTGGGCGTCCTGGATGCCGGCAGACGGACGGAATATGATTGATATCGCCTCTAAATCCCTGCTGGTGAGGACCCCGTCCCATAATATCCTCTTTGAAACCGGGGCCGGGGCCTACCTTGACCCGAAAATGAGGCAGCGGTTCCAGATCTCCGACTCACGCCATCTCCTGCTGGATGCCCTGGCGGAAAAGGGGCTGGACCACAGGGACATCAGTCATATTGTCCTCTCCCACCTTCATTTCGATCATGCCGGCGGCCTGCTGGCACCCTGGGAGGCTGGCCGGGAGGGCCTTGAATTATTGTTCCCCAATGCCCGGCTCATTGTGGGAGAGACACATTTTCACCGGGCAATGACCCCCCATTCCCGGGACCGTGCCTCCTTTATCCCCGGCCTGGCCGGGATGCTGAAAGAGACAGGCCGGCTGGACCTGTACCGGGACGGTGAGCGGATGGACCTGGACGGGGTTGAGATTGAGTTTACCGAAAGCCACGGCCATACCCCGGGGATGCTGGTTTCCTGGATCCGGATAGGTCACCGCAACTTTGTTTTTACCGGGGACCTCATCCCGGCCCATCCCTGGGTCAACCTGCCCATTACCATGGGGTTCGACCGGTTTCCGGAAGGGCTGGTGGACGAGAAGAAAAAGTGCCTGGACAGGGCCATGGAGGCCCGTGCCCTTCTCATTTTTCCCCATGATCCTGTCTGTGATGCCGCCGGCCTTGATTACGACGCAAACAAGGACCGGATCCTGCCGGCAGAACTGCTTTCCGGTATTTCTATTGAACTATAG
- the yhbY gene encoding ribosome assembly RNA-binding protein YhbY — protein MMELKGSQRKHLRGLAHNLNPAAFVGQKGLTDALMEEIDTALAASELIKIKFIDNKEKEVKTALVEEISKRVSCHVAGMIGHVAVLYRPHPNPDKRRINLP, from the coding sequence GTGATGGAATTAAAAGGATCTCAGCGCAAACATTTGAGGGGCCTTGCCCATAACCTGAACCCGGCTGCCTTTGTGGGGCAGAAAGGGCTGACCGACGCGCTGATGGAAGAGATCGACACCGCCCTGGCGGCTTCGGAACTCATAAAAATCAAATTCATTGACAACAAGGAAAAAGAGGTGAAAACCGCTCTTGTGGAAGAAATTTCCAAGCGGGTTTCCTGCCATGTGGCCGGCATGATCGGGCATGTGGCCGTGCTTTACCGTCCCCATCCCAATCCGGACAAACGCCGGATCAACCTGCCTTGA
- a CDS encoding transporter, which translates to MRKRSAALLALVFILALPQLLLATGNNHYTNGIEGIKGGSVPPPGVYYKMYNVFYTADSLMDQNGNDLNNGFEVDVFAMANRFVWVTKTKILGGDYFMDATIPFVYTDFSISAAGIYDDEFGLGDICIEPFGIAWHGPRFDAAISQAVYLPTGSFDPAEPASPGKGFWTSMTTLGGTLYLDTAKTLSLSLLARYEIHSDQEDRDYTPGDDFHFEWGIGKAFAKVWEAGISGYCQWQVSDDSGAAATNPGTHDQIYAAGPEISVFIPTFKMFLSLRSLFEFETEDRSEGNTTVLTLTKIF; encoded by the coding sequence ATGAGGAAACGTTCTGCTGCATTACTGGCCCTGGTATTCATCCTGGCGCTGCCCCAGCTCCTGCTTGCAACGGGAAACAACCATTATACCAACGGCATCGAAGGGATAAAAGGGGGCAGCGTGCCGCCGCCGGGGGTCTACTACAAAATGTACAATGTGTTCTATACGGCCGACAGCTTAATGGATCAAAACGGAAATGACCTGAACAACGGATTTGAGGTTGATGTATTTGCCATGGCCAACCGCTTTGTTTGGGTGACAAAAACAAAAATCCTGGGGGGCGATTACTTCATGGACGCCACCATCCCCTTTGTCTACACCGATTTCAGCATATCCGCCGCCGGAATTTACGATGACGAATTCGGCCTGGGTGATATCTGTATTGAACCCTTCGGTATTGCCTGGCACGGCCCCAGGTTCGATGCTGCCATCAGCCAGGCCGTCTACCTGCCCACCGGCAGCTTTGACCCGGCAGAGCCGGCCTCCCCGGGCAAGGGATTCTGGACCAGCATGACCACCCTGGGCGGCACCCTCTACCTTGACACGGCAAAAACCCTATCCCTTTCCCTCCTCGCCCGGTATGAAATCCACTCGGACCAGGAAGACCGGGACTATACCCCGGGGGACGATTTCCATTTTGAATGGGGCATCGGCAAGGCCTTTGCCAAGGTATGGGAGGCAGGCATCTCAGGCTACTGCCAGTGGCAGGTCTCTGATGATTCCGGCGCTGCCGCGACCAATCCCGGCACCCATGACCAGATATATGCCGCCGGGCCCGAAATCAGCGTATTCATCCCCACTTTCAAAATGTTCCTGTCCCTGCGCTCTTTGTTTGAATTTGAAACCGAAGACCGCTCCGAAGGAAACACAACGGTACTGACCCTTACAAAAATATTCTAA
- a CDS encoding HD domain-containing protein produces MGLATEYFDDGSSFFTIDPLSINPESLAEFSLFERQAHKKGQYRFRCLLMNTRSIERERLLALIGNWDVVYIHRREAEAYRAYLRKNLEFILDHGQISVKQKTETLVATSSEVIKEAFSRQFASKEDLESMVQNVEKLVSRALHFIADIKSLNGIAGLINHDYDTHTHSIKVGWLTAVFINANPALFGNPDAGQMQDLITEATVAGFLHDLGKTKIPGNVINKPGRLDNLEYVLMQSHSAYGAGLLFDSPLSRRAVQTILYHHENEDGSGYPCGLSGDDIPIMAKICHIVDVFDALTSKRSYKAAKTPFEALKIMAGENPYLETLKQFEDEVRENRRPPVETVVRDDYEAKLRRLREREMLEAEAAKRVKARVTLRDKGMAHCFDLELLKRFIVTMNRSESFDLSGLL; encoded by the coding sequence TTGGGATTGGCAACCGAATATTTTGATGACGGCAGTTCCTTTTTTACCATTGATCCCCTGTCCATTAATCCCGAGTCCCTTGCGGAGTTTTCCCTGTTTGAACGCCAGGCCCATAAAAAAGGGCAGTACCGGTTCCGGTGCCTGCTCATGAACACCCGGTCCATTGAAAGGGAACGGCTGCTGGCGTTGATCGGAAACTGGGATGTCGTCTACATCCACCGGCGGGAGGCGGAGGCCTACAGAGCCTATCTGAGGAAAAATCTTGAATTCATTCTGGACCATGGACAGATCAGCGTCAAACAGAAGACCGAAACCCTGGTGGCCACTTCTTCCGAGGTGATCAAGGAGGCGTTCAGCCGGCAGTTCGCCTCAAAAGAGGACCTGGAAAGCATGGTTCAGAATGTGGAGAAGCTGGTGTCCAGAGCCCTTCATTTTATTGCCGATATCAAATCCCTCAACGGGATCGCCGGACTCATCAACCATGATTACGACACCCATACCCATTCCATCAAGGTGGGGTGGCTCACCGCCGTATTCATCAATGCCAACCCGGCGCTTTTTGGAAACCCTGATGCCGGACAGATGCAGGATTTAATAACGGAAGCCACGGTGGCGGGCTTTCTCCATGACCTGGGTAAAACCAAGATACCGGGAAATGTGATCAATAAACCCGGCCGCCTGGATAACCTGGAATATGTTCTCATGCAGTCCCATTCCGCCTATGGGGCCGGCCTGCTTTTTGACAGTCCCCTGTCCCGGCGGGCCGTGCAGACCATTCTTTACCACCATGAGAATGAGGACGGCAGCGGCTATCCCTGCGGCCTTTCAGGCGATGATATCCCCATCATGGCCAAGATTTGCCACATCGTTGATGTCTTTGATGCCCTGACCTCAAAGCGCTCATATAAAGCGGCCAAAACCCCTTTTGAGGCGTTGAAAATCATGGCAGGGGAAAATCCCTACCTGGAGACTTTGAAGCAATTTGAGGACGAGGTCCGGGAGAACCGGCGGCCGCCGGTGGAAACGGTGGTCCGGGATGACTACGAGGCAAAGCTGCGCCGTCTGAGGGAGCGGGAGATGCTTGAGGCGGAGGCCGCCAAGCGGGTCAAGGCCCGGGTGACCCTCAGGGATAAGGGCATGGCCCATTGCTTTGACCTGGAACTGCTCAAACGGTTTATTGTAACCATGAACCGGAGCGAAAGCTTTGACCTTTCAGGGCTTTTGTAA
- a CDS encoding 4Fe-4S binding protein, producing MKDFRYYEDVATLVLDRDKCVGCTLCTQVCPHRVLEMDVDNRARIADLNGCMECGACVTNCPSGALAVSPGVG from the coding sequence ATGAAAGATTTCAGATATTACGAAGACGTGGCCACCCTGGTCCTGGACCGGGACAAATGCGTGGGCTGTACCCTGTGCACCCAGGTCTGCCCCCACCGGGTACTTGAAATGGACGTGGACAACAGGGCCCGCATCGCAGACCTCAACGGCTGCATGGAGTGCGGGGCCTGTGTGACCAACTGCCCCTCCGGGGCCCTGGCCGTCAGCCCCGGGGTGGGCTGA
- a CDS encoding 3-deoxy-7-phosphoheptulonate synthase: protein MKQTFDVNVKSFKPLTPPAAVKEELPVTDPAANTVIQGRKDVENILKGDDKRLLVIAGPCSIHDTEAAMEYAQRMNTLREEVKDKINLIMRVYFEKPRTTVGWKGLINDPFLDASYNMDQGLRRARSLLIDINEMGLPAATEILDSITPQYIAGLLTWVAIGARTTESQTHREMASGLSMPVGFKNGTDGSLTAAINATLAAKAPQHFLGIDPDGKSAVVSTTGNAYGHIVLRGGPTPNYDPVSVGKAQDRLREKELLDAVIVDCSHDNSGQKYKGQSFVFKSAVDQRLDGNDRIVGLMLESNLFEGNQKCRCNGDAGCLKYGISITDECISWETTESLIRCAYGKL, encoded by the coding sequence ATGAAACAGACCTTCGATGTCAACGTTAAGTCGTTCAAACCCCTGACTCCCCCGGCAGCCGTAAAAGAGGAACTGCCCGTAACCGATCCGGCTGCCAACACCGTCATCCAGGGCCGCAAGGATGTGGAGAACATCCTCAAGGGTGATGACAAGCGCCTCCTGGTCATTGCCGGCCCCTGCTCCATCCACGATACCGAGGCCGCCATGGAGTATGCCCAAAGGATGAACACCCTGAGGGAAGAGGTGAAGGATAAAATCAACCTGATCATGCGGGTATACTTTGAAAAACCCCGGACCACTGTGGGCTGGAAAGGCCTGATCAACGACCCCTTTCTTGACGCCTCCTATAACATGGACCAAGGACTGCGCCGGGCGCGTTCCCTGCTCATCGACATCAACGAAATGGGCCTGCCCGCCGCCACTGAAATTCTGGATTCAATTACCCCCCAGTATATTGCAGGGCTGTTGACCTGGGTGGCCATCGGCGCCCGGACCACGGAATCCCAGACCCACCGCGAAATGGCCTCGGGCCTTTCCATGCCCGTCGGATTCAAAAACGGCACCGACGGCAGCCTCACCGCCGCCATCAACGCCACCCTTGCGGCCAAAGCCCCCCAGCATTTTCTGGGCATCGATCCCGACGGCAAATCCGCCGTGGTCTCCACCACAGGCAATGCATACGGCCACATCGTGCTCCGGGGCGGCCCCACCCCCAACTACGATCCGGTCTCCGTCGGCAAGGCCCAGGACCGGCTCCGGGAAAAAGAGCTTCTGGATGCCGTCATCGTTGACTGCTCCCACGACAACTCCGGACAGAAGTACAAGGGCCAGTCCTTTGTATTCAAAAGCGCCGTGGACCAGCGCCTGGACGGAAATGACAGGATCGTGGGGCTGATGCTGGAAAGCAACCTTTTTGAGGGCAACCAGAAATGCAGATGCAACGGTGATGCCGGCTGCCTCAAATACGGGATTTCCATCACCGACGAATGCATCTCCTGGGAAACCACCGAAAGCCTTATCCGCTGCGCCTACGGCAAGCTTTAA